The proteins below come from a single Patescibacteria group bacterium genomic window:
- a CDS encoding ABC transporter ATP-binding protein, which translates to MLKAENISKIYRLGDVEVPALNNFNINIKEGEMLCIMGRSGSGKSTLLRALGLIDTPTKGRISLLDQDVGRLSEKRRSYIRLSRMGYVFQEYALLSELTALENVYLPAKMLGKWAKDYKERAITLLDAVGLLDRMNHLPRQLSGGQQQRVAIARAMVNKPQILFADEPTANLDLLSGKNVMETMYWLNRKFKTTVVFVSHDKSDSKYASRTIYLSDGRLFNPGERNEA; encoded by the coding sequence ATGCTCAAAGCAGAAAACATAAGTAAGATTTATAGGCTAGGTGATGTAGAGGTACCAGCTCTTAATAATTTTAATATAAATATTAAGGAGGGCGAGATGCTCTGTATTATGGGCAGAAGTGGTTCTGGCAAAAGCACTCTCCTAAGAGCCCTGGGCCTCATCGACACCCCTACTAAAGGCAGAATAAGCCTACTTGACCAAGATGTAGGAAGGTTATCTGAAAAGCGCCGTTCATATATTAGGCTTTCACGAATGGGCTATGTATTCCAGGAATACGCTTTACTATCAGAGTTAACGGCCCTAGAAAATGTCTATTTACCTGCCAAGATGCTGGGCAAGTGGGCTAAGGACTACAAAGAGAGAGCCATTACGCTCCTTGACGCAGTCGGGCTCCTAGATAGGATGAATCACCTTCCTAGGCAGCTATCTGGCGGGCAGCAGCAGAGGGTAGCGATAGCTAGGGCGATGGTCAATAAGCCACAGATTTTATTTGCCGATGAACCTACCGCCAACCTCGATTTGTTATCAGGCAAAAATGTTATGGAGACCATGTACTGGCTTAATAGAAAATTCAAGACGACTGTGGTGTTTGTTAGCCACGATAAAAGCGACTCGAAGTATGCTAGTCGTACTATATATTTGTCCGATGGAAGGCTATTTAATCCTGGGGAACGCAATGAGGCGTAG